A genomic window from Haladaptatus caseinilyticus includes:
- a CDS encoding TraB/GumN family protein encodes MTEQDPPPSVDGEGSVRVVGTAHVSEKSVERVEEAVEAERPDTVAVELDEGRYRQMQGEMADDLEPSDLLHGNTVFQFLAYWMLSYVQARMGEEFDIQPGADMKAAIEVAERTGSDVALVDRDIQMTIQRFWARMTLREKMRMVGSLALGVTDPLTLGLLGGAMAGVFFAMIFGLFVAPLFGLNEALTLGAGTGAFQLIGSLAGGTIAGLVLGSLVLSFGLTRRYDIALGGGLLLGVVTGIALGTGVVAASAVPMLDTGTLETIGSVSIRLLSALAIGVGSGLVLGLAGGVILGSGAPAEDELDEEFDIEDLTDGDVITAMMEEFRRFSPGGAEALIDERDAFIAHRLVALREAGHHVVAVVGAGHQAGIEGYLRNPNTLPPMDSLVGTESGSRFSFFKLFGYLVTVVFLAFFILLAMAGVRNEFLIKVFAAWFLFNGIFSFTLAKLAGAHWISALVGGAIAWLTSINPLLAPGWFAGYVELKYTQVNIGDIAKLNEIMSDEESPLSDLMSRMLDVPLFRLIAVVAMTNIGSMIATFLFPFVVLPILGPEIGGVEEITRLMVKGAQNSADIIWETLT; translated from the coding sequence ATGACCGAACAGGACCCACCGCCGTCCGTAGACGGCGAGGGGAGCGTACGAGTCGTCGGGACAGCCCACGTCTCCGAGAAAAGTGTCGAGCGAGTCGAGGAGGCCGTCGAAGCGGAGCGACCGGATACAGTCGCCGTCGAACTCGACGAGGGTCGATATCGGCAGATGCAGGGCGAGATGGCGGACGATCTCGAACCATCCGATTTGCTCCACGGAAACACCGTCTTTCAGTTTCTAGCGTACTGGATGCTCTCGTACGTACAAGCGCGAATGGGCGAGGAATTCGATATCCAACCCGGAGCGGATATGAAGGCCGCCATCGAAGTGGCGGAGCGAACAGGGAGCGATGTCGCATTGGTCGACCGCGATATCCAGATGACGATTCAACGATTCTGGGCACGGATGACGCTCCGCGAAAAGATGCGAATGGTCGGAAGCCTCGCCCTCGGTGTGACCGACCCGCTTACCCTCGGACTGCTCGGCGGTGCGATGGCTGGTGTCTTTTTCGCCATGATATTCGGTCTGTTCGTCGCCCCACTCTTCGGACTGAACGAAGCGTTGACACTCGGTGCGGGTACAGGCGCGTTCCAACTCATTGGCTCCCTCGCGGGTGGTACGATTGCGGGCCTCGTCCTCGGTTCCCTCGTGCTCTCGTTCGGCCTGACGAGGCGGTACGATATCGCTCTCGGTGGCGGACTCCTCCTCGGTGTCGTCACCGGAATTGCACTGGGAACCGGCGTCGTCGCCGCGAGCGCGGTTCCCATGCTCGATACGGGAACGCTCGAAACCATCGGTTCGGTTTCGATTCGACTCCTTTCGGCCCTCGCAATCGGCGTCGGAAGCGGACTAGTCCTTGGGCTCGCTGGTGGGGTCATCCTCGGGAGCGGCGCTCCGGCGGAGGACGAGCTAGACGAGGAGTTCGACATCGAAGACCTCACCGACGGCGACGTCATTACTGCGATGATGGAGGAGTTCCGACGATTCTCGCCGGGCGGGGCAGAAGCACTCATCGACGAACGTGACGCCTTTATCGCGCACCGGCTCGTCGCGCTCCGGGAGGCGGGCCACCACGTCGTCGCCGTCGTCGGCGCTGGTCACCAAGCCGGAATCGAAGGGTATCTCCGCAACCCGAACACCCTCCCACCGATGGATTCGCTGGTGGGGACCGAGTCGGGAAGCCGATTTTCCTTCTTCAAGCTGTTCGGCTACCTCGTCACCGTCGTCTTCCTCGCCTTCTTCATCCTTCTGGCGATGGCGGGCGTTCGGAACGAGTTCCTCATCAAGGTGTTCGCAGCATGGTTCCTGTTTAACGGAATCTTCTCATTCACGCTAGCGAAACTCGCCGGTGCACATTGGATCAGTGCGCTCGTCGGCGGTGCGATCGCATGGCTGACGAGCATCAATCCGCTCCTCGCACCGGGATGGTTTGCGGGCTACGTCGAGCTGAAGTACACACAGGTAAACATCGGCGACATCGCAAAGCTAAACGAAATAATGAGCGACGAGGAGAGTCCGCTCTCGGACCTCATGTCGCGAATGCTCGACGTACCTCTCTTCCGTCTCATCGCCGTCGTCGCCATGACGAACATCGGAAGCATGATTGCGACCTTCCTCTTCCCGTTCGTCGTCCTCCCGATTCTCGGGCCGGAAATCGGCGGTGTCGAGGAAATCACTCGGCTCATGGTGAAAGGTGCACAGAACAGCGCGGATATCATATGGGAGACGTTGACATGA
- a CDS encoding DUF7344 domain-containing protein: MPSETRPGTDAAVNRWNATSESSLNEIFRVCAARVRRETLVVLRTEDDPISLTELATELSDDTEQVRLSLVHIHLPMLDAAGLVRWNPKRDSVALDAIPSRYRRLIDVIDREMR; encoded by the coding sequence ATGCCATCCGAAACTCGCCCTGGAACCGACGCTGCTGTGAACCGATGGAACGCGACATCGGAATCCTCCCTGAACGAAATTTTCAGGGTTTGCGCCGCGCGGGTTCGTCGCGAGACACTGGTCGTTTTGCGAACAGAAGACGACCCGATTTCACTGACCGAACTCGCTACCGAACTGAGCGACGACACCGAGCAGGTTCGACTCTCGCTCGTCCACATCCACCTCCCGATGTTGGATGCGGCCGGACTGGTTCGGTGGAACCCAAAACGCGATTCAGTCGCGCTCGACGCCATTCCGAGTCGATACCGCCGACTGATCGATGTCATCGACCGTGAGATGAGATGA
- a CDS encoding Rrf2 family transcriptional regulator yields the protein MSSIELTPSQETILTALVNLHREAEDAVKGEDIAEEVDRNPGTIRNQMQSLKALQLVEGVPGPKGGYKPTATAFEALDIQELDSAAEVPLQHNGEDVEEGNVEGIAFTSVHHPELCRAEIHLRGSVRDFHEGDEVKVGPTPLSKLVVEGIVDGKDDTRNILILKISGMEAPTEEPNH from the coding sequence ATGTCGAGTATTGAGTTGACGCCAAGTCAGGAAACGATACTGACGGCACTCGTAAACCTCCACAGAGAAGCCGAAGATGCGGTCAAAGGCGAGGATATCGCCGAAGAAGTCGATCGCAACCCCGGCACGATTCGAAATCAGATGCAGAGTCTCAAGGCCCTTCAGCTCGTCGAAGGTGTACCCGGGCCGAAAGGCGGGTACAAACCGACGGCAACGGCCTTCGAAGCGCTCGATATCCAGGAGTTGGACAGCGCCGCCGAGGTGCCACTCCAGCATAACGGTGAGGATGTCGAGGAGGGTAACGTCGAGGGCATCGCTTTCACGAGCGTTCACCACCCCGAACTCTGCCGTGCGGAGATCCACCTCCGTGGGTCGGTTCGGGATTTCCACGAGGGTGACGAAGTGAAAGTCGGCCCGACACCACTGTCGAAACTCGTCGTAGAGGGCATCGTCGATGGGAAGGACGACACCCGGAACATCCTCATCCTGAAGATTTCCGGAATGGAAGCACCCACCGAAGAGCCGAACCACTAA
- a CDS encoding C2H2-type zinc finger protein, which yields MTLETSVPSGEPSYECAYCGQPFSHREYLVLHRGLKHGDELSDEEVNAFHEAYEEESEELRLFRLKALALLVLLYFGFLFMYSIVP from the coding sequence ATGACCCTCGAAACGTCCGTTCCGTCCGGTGAACCGTCCTACGAGTGTGCGTACTGCGGGCAACCGTTTAGCCACCGGGAGTATCTCGTTCTCCACCGGGGCTTGAAGCACGGCGATGAACTCAGCGATGAAGAGGTGAATGCGTTTCACGAAGCCTACGAGGAAGAATCCGAAGAGCTGCGACTGTTCCGTCTCAAGGCGCTCGCATTGCTCGTACTGTTGTATTTCGGCTTTCTCTTCATGTACTCCATCGTCCCGTAG
- a CDS encoding DUF555 domain-containing protein, with protein MSNYLVAMEAAWLVRDVGDIDDAIGVAVSEAGKRLNQKNMDYVEVEVGATGCPACGEPFDSAFIAAHTALVGLVLEMKVFNADSEEHAQRIAKSEIGGALRDVPLSVVETIEFEDEDDIDFDETA; from the coding sequence ATGAGCAATTACCTCGTTGCGATGGAGGCGGCATGGTTGGTACGCGATGTCGGCGATATCGACGATGCTATCGGCGTTGCGGTCAGCGAAGCGGGAAAGCGATTGAATCAGAAGAACATGGATTACGTCGAGGTGGAAGTCGGCGCGACGGGGTGTCCGGCCTGTGGCGAACCGTTCGACTCGGCGTTCATCGCGGCACACACCGCACTCGTCGGTCTCGTCCTCGAAATGAAGGTGTTCAACGCGGATAGCGAAGAACACGCCCAGCGAATCGCGAAGAGTGAAATCGGTGGTGCGCTCCGTGACGTTCCGCTTTCGGTGGTCGAGACGATAGAGTTCGAAGACGAGGACGACATCGACTTCGACGAAACTGCCTGA
- a CDS encoding HalOD1 output domain-containing protein yields the protein MSVNETVLREEPEPLASAQYSWGGEMTLIHTIVETLSSATGRSAEELPPLHNAVDVDALESIFGPRGNGQLRTVTGEISFHVDNHEVVVKSHGRVVVRLAE from the coding sequence ATGAGCGTGAACGAAACCGTGCTACGAGAAGAACCCGAACCACTCGCGTCCGCCCAGTATTCGTGGGGTGGAGAAATGACACTCATCCACACCATCGTCGAGACGTTGTCCTCCGCAACCGGACGGTCGGCCGAGGAGCTCCCTCCGTTGCACAACGCCGTGGACGTCGATGCCCTCGAATCGATCTTCGGCCCCCGCGGAAACGGTCAACTGCGAACCGTTACCGGCGAGATATCGTTCCACGTGGACAATCACGAAGTCGTCGTCAAAAGCCACGGTCGCGTCGTCGTTCGCCTTGCTGAGTAG
- the rocF gene encoding arginase, producing the protein MTKPVQIIGAPVDYGANRRGVDMGPSAIRYAGLAEQLAEAEVTAIDTGDLPVPRAEERDPETEEPAEGKAKFLRETADVCSRLADEVAGAIDEDAFPLVLGGDHSIAMGTLRGSARDANIGAIWFDAHSDFNTPKTSPSGNVHGMPLAGALGVEDFAETDWANAPGLSEENVVLVGLRSVDETETEAIRESDVTTYTMSDIDEHGITEVVEEALDIATDGVDGIHVSFDLDWLDPKEAPGVGTPVRGGASYREAHSALEIVAERDEREGVLRSLELVEVNPILDEHNETAELATELAASALGKRIL; encoded by the coding sequence ATGACAAAGCCCGTCCAAATAATCGGCGCACCAGTTGACTACGGCGCGAACCGACGTGGCGTGGACATGGGCCCGTCCGCGATTCGCTACGCCGGACTCGCAGAGCAGCTCGCGGAGGCCGAAGTGACCGCTATCGACACCGGCGATCTCCCCGTTCCGCGCGCGGAAGAGCGAGACCCGGAAACAGAAGAACCGGCGGAGGGAAAAGCGAAGTTCCTCCGGGAAACCGCGGACGTTTGTTCCCGCCTCGCCGACGAAGTCGCAGGTGCGATAGACGAAGACGCCTTCCCACTCGTCCTCGGCGGCGATCACTCCATCGCGATGGGTACTCTCCGTGGATCCGCCCGTGACGCAAATATCGGTGCGATCTGGTTCGACGCACACAGCGACTTCAACACACCGAAAACCTCGCCGAGCGGGAACGTTCACGGCATGCCGCTCGCGGGCGCGCTCGGTGTCGAGGATTTCGCCGAGACGGACTGGGCGAACGCGCCCGGTTTGTCCGAGGAAAACGTCGTTCTCGTCGGCCTTCGGAGCGTGGACGAGACCGAGACCGAGGCCATCCGTGAGAGCGACGTAACCACATACACGATGTCCGACATCGACGAGCATGGTATCACCGAGGTCGTCGAGGAAGCCCTCGACATCGCCACCGATGGCGTCGATGGCATCCACGTCAGCTTCGACTTGGACTGGCTCGACCCCAAGGAGGCTCCCGGCGTCGGAACGCCGGTTCGCGGCGGGGCGAGCTATCGTGAGGCTCACTCGGCGCTCGAAATCGTCGCCGAACGTGACGAACGGGAAGGCGTTCTGCGCTCGCTCGAACTCGTAGAGGTCAACCCGATTCTGGACGAACACAACGAAACCGCCGAACTGGCGACCGAACTCGCGGCGAGCGCGCTGGGCAAGCGCATCCTCTAG
- a CDS encoding bacterio-opsin activator domain-containing protein → MSRELEDGPLTDATIASTVGDAVYQLDSNGYFLKVNDAVVAATGYDRDELLGSHVSLLVNETDAARFEDEIKALLANGRDEVGLTELPIRTATGRTIPCEIRFSAVQSEGEFAGTVGVVRDISRRKRHDAELRAQRDELDRLRRINAVIRSIDRAVVRAETVSEVEQSVCDRLAEADTFRFALVVRFDPQFEKLIPQTWAGNYDEYVEYLRESDIDVSEGPGVKAIKTRSVQAIQDIDRDEHDWSEAALECGFESLAAVPLAHEEVVYGVLAVYSERPYAFDDAERELLAELAELVGYALFAIKTRQALVAERVVELEFRLADEDYVFTALSAREDCTVTLEDAVLHPDGSLLLYVSVFGGDPERVVEFCHRFEGVTHLRVISKREDECSLEIRYGEPMVLRTLSHRGGVIRSAVAEDGVARLQIDLPERETVREVVDTLDGIFDTVELVSRKTVERPIETRSKFRDTLDQALTDRQRTVLVAAYRGGYFDWPRESTGEELAKSLDIAAPTLHKHLRLAEGKLLAAIFDDADSG, encoded by the coding sequence ATGAGTCGAGAGCTGGAGGATGGACCGCTGACCGACGCAACCATCGCCTCGACCGTCGGGGATGCGGTGTATCAACTCGATTCGAACGGGTATTTTCTGAAAGTCAACGACGCGGTCGTCGCTGCGACGGGATACGACCGCGACGAACTGCTCGGCTCACACGTTTCACTGCTGGTCAACGAGACGGATGCGGCTCGATTCGAAGACGAGATCAAGGCGCTGTTGGCAAACGGCCGGGATGAGGTGGGACTGACGGAGTTACCGATTCGGACCGCGACTGGTCGAACGATTCCATGTGAGATCCGATTTTCAGCGGTGCAATCCGAGGGTGAGTTCGCCGGGACGGTCGGCGTCGTCCGCGACATTTCGCGCAGAAAGCGACACGACGCGGAACTGAGGGCACAGCGTGACGAACTGGACCGACTACGTCGCATCAACGCCGTCATCAGAAGCATCGACCGCGCCGTCGTCCGGGCCGAAACTGTCAGCGAAGTCGAACAATCTGTGTGTGACCGACTCGCCGAAGCCGACACCTTCCGGTTCGCTCTCGTCGTCCGCTTCGACCCGCAGTTCGAGAAACTCATCCCCCAGACGTGGGCCGGTAATTACGATGAGTACGTCGAGTACCTTCGGGAATCCGATATCGACGTTTCCGAGGGACCAGGTGTGAAGGCGATCAAAACACGGTCCGTACAAGCGATACAGGACATCGACCGCGACGAGCACGACTGGAGCGAGGCCGCGTTGGAATGCGGTTTCGAGTCGCTTGCGGCGGTCCCGTTGGCACACGAAGAGGTCGTATACGGCGTGTTGGCGGTTTACTCCGAACGCCCGTATGCGTTCGATGATGCCGAGCGAGAACTACTGGCCGAACTCGCAGAACTGGTTGGCTACGCGCTTTTCGCGATCAAAACCCGACAGGCGCTCGTCGCTGAGCGGGTCGTCGAACTGGAGTTTCGACTCGCTGACGAGGACTACGTTTTCACTGCCCTCTCGGCACGAGAAGACTGTACGGTCACGCTGGAAGACGCTGTGTTACACCCGGATGGTTCTTTACTGTTGTACGTCTCGGTTTTCGGCGGAGACCCGGAACGGGTGGTCGAATTCTGCCACCGTTTTGAGGGTGTCACTCATCTTCGGGTCATCAGCAAGCGGGAGGACGAATGCTCGCTGGAGATTCGCTATGGCGAACCGATGGTGCTGAGAACGCTTTCACACCGCGGTGGCGTTATCAGGTCGGCGGTTGCCGAAGATGGGGTTGCACGCTTGCAAATCGATCTGCCGGAACGAGAAACCGTCCGCGAGGTGGTCGATACACTCGATGGCATCTTCGATACCGTGGAACTCGTCTCACGAAAGACGGTGGAACGGCCGATCGAAACACGTTCGAAGTTCCGTGACACGCTCGATCAGGCGTTGACCGACCGTCAGCGAACCGTTCTCGTCGCCGCGTATCGAGGTGGGTATTTCGATTGGCCACGGGAGAGTACCGGCGAAGAACTCGCAAAATCACTCGACATCGCTGCCCCGACTCTTCACAAACATCTTCGACTCGCGGAGGGGAAACTACTCGCCGCGATTTTCGATGATGCGGACAGTGGCTAA
- a CDS encoding zinc metalloprotease: MNVRFSTHEIRDLIVAWVALGVAFTLFLQPELVQSLIQPGGNTSPGRFARALGISLLTAGVGFLLHELAHKVTAIRFGQIAEFRADYGMLFLAIVSALAGFLFAAPGAVYHRGMTTERENGLIALAGPVTNVALGAAFFPIWLIAPETSFVGLVGHLGVQINFLLAGFNMLPWGPLDGKKVQGWSTVVFVCSFVPLLLLAVYALLFMPFPRF; this comes from the coding sequence ATGAACGTTCGATTCAGCACACACGAGATACGTGACCTCATCGTCGCGTGGGTCGCCCTCGGGGTAGCGTTCACGCTGTTCCTTCAACCGGAACTCGTGCAGTCGTTGATACAACCCGGTGGAAACACCTCCCCCGGTCGCTTTGCCAGGGCGCTCGGAATTTCGCTCCTCACGGCAGGCGTTGGATTCCTGCTACACGAACTCGCACACAAAGTGACGGCGATTCGGTTCGGCCAAATCGCGGAGTTCCGTGCGGATTACGGCATGCTGTTTCTCGCCATCGTCAGCGCGCTCGCCGGATTCCTGTTCGCTGCACCCGGTGCGGTGTATCACCGCGGGATGACGACGGAGCGGGAAAACGGACTCATCGCGCTGGCTGGCCCGGTCACGAACGTCGCGCTCGGCGCCGCTTTCTTCCCGATTTGGCTGATAGCGCCCGAAACCTCGTTCGTCGGCCTCGTCGGTCACCTCGGCGTGCAAATCAACTTCCTCCTCGCGGGATTCAACATGCTCCCGTGGGGTCCGCTCGACGGGAAGAAGGTGCAAGGATGGAGCACCGTCGTTTTCGTCTGTTCGTTCGTTCCGCTCCTCCTGCTCGCAGTGTACGCGCTGTTGTTCATGCCGTTCCCGCGATTCTGA
- a CDS encoding GNAT family N-acetyltransferase — MPSIRSATEADAEAILELHVSSIRAFGPERYHDEQVEAWATKPLGSALYRESVRSRSEEIVVAEVDGDIVGFGRLDHENEVVTAVYAHPDYAREGVGSALLTNLEAKAIERDIDSLSLRASLNAVPFYEQAGYERSETVAHETTGGVELTCLEMTKRL, encoded by the coding sequence ATGCCGTCGATTCGTTCCGCAACCGAAGCCGACGCCGAGGCCATTCTCGAGCTTCACGTCTCGTCCATTCGAGCGTTCGGTCCCGAGCGATATCACGACGAGCAGGTCGAGGCGTGGGCGACGAAGCCGCTCGGGAGCGCACTATACCGCGAATCGGTTCGAAGCCGCTCGGAGGAGATCGTCGTCGCCGAGGTCGATGGTGACATCGTGGGGTTCGGTCGTCTCGACCATGAAAACGAGGTCGTTACTGCGGTATACGCTCACCCCGATTACGCACGCGAGGGTGTCGGATCGGCACTGCTCACCAATCTCGAAGCGAAGGCCATCGAGCGGGACATCGACTCGCTTTCGCTCCGTGCCTCGTTGAACGCCGTCCCGTTTTACGAACAGGCGGGATACGAACGATCCGAGACGGTCGCACACGAGACCACTGGGGGCGTCGAACTCACCTGCCTCGAGATGACGAAACGGTTGTGA
- a CDS encoding CBS domain-containing protein produces MELPTPQDLRERRTDLGLTQSELANRADVSQPLIARIEGGDVDPRLSTLRRIVNALEESEGDIVRAGDLMHEDVVSVAPTDPVSAAVKKMQEAGYSQLAVIKEGVPVGSISESDLVHAGEDARGEAVRELMSESFPTVSKSATLNEISNLLDHYKAVMVTEEGETVGIVTEADIAARLS; encoded by the coding sequence ATGGAACTCCCGACGCCGCAAGACCTGAGGGAACGCAGAACGGACCTCGGGTTGACACAGAGCGAACTGGCAAACCGAGCCGACGTTTCACAGCCGCTCATCGCCCGAATAGAAGGTGGTGACGTCGATCCACGTCTCTCGACGCTTCGACGAATCGTGAACGCACTCGAAGAATCGGAGGGGGATATCGTTCGCGCGGGCGACTTGATGCACGAGGACGTGGTCAGCGTCGCACCGACCGACCCCGTCAGTGCGGCGGTGAAAAAGATGCAGGAGGCGGGCTACTCCCAATTGGCAGTCATCAAGGAGGGCGTTCCAGTCGGGTCTATCAGCGAGAGTGACCTCGTTCACGCTGGAGAGGACGCACGTGGCGAAGCGGTCCGCGAACTCATGAGCGAGAGCTTCCCGACCGTTTCGAAGTCGGCGACGCTGAACGAGATCAGCAACCTTCTCGACCACTACAAAGCCGTAATGGTGACCGAAGAGGGCGAAACCGTCGGCATCGTGACGGAGGCCGACATCGCCGCACGATTGTCCTAA
- a CDS encoding acyl-CoA thioesterase, with translation MADTATLMDSYTEMTELLLPNDTNNLGRALGGAVLHWMDICGAIAAMRFCGNQCVTASMDHVDFISPIDLGEVAVVEAFVFDTGRTSIDVKVNVRAEDPKQGEARETTTSFFTFVALDEAGKPTPVPKLDCPDENQQALRDSARTERIDQLRAVAERID, from the coding sequence ATGGCAGACACTGCGACTTTGATGGATTCGTACACCGAAATGACCGAACTGCTCCTGCCCAACGACACGAACAATCTCGGGCGGGCACTCGGTGGCGCAGTGCTTCATTGGATGGACATCTGCGGTGCAATCGCGGCGATGCGATTCTGTGGCAATCAGTGCGTTACCGCGTCGATGGATCACGTCGATTTCATCTCCCCCATCGACCTCGGCGAGGTCGCCGTCGTGGAAGCGTTCGTTTTCGACACCGGACGAACCAGTATCGACGTGAAGGTGAACGTTCGCGCAGAGGACCCGAAACAGGGTGAAGCGCGCGAAACGACCACCTCATTTTTTACCTTCGTCGCGCTGGACGAGGCGGGCAAACCGACGCCCGTTCCGAAATTGGATTGTCCGGACGAGAATCAGCAAGCCCTCCGTGATTCGGCACGAACCGAACGGATCGATCAGTTGCGTGCCGTGGCCGAGCGAATCGATTGA
- the purM gene encoding phosphoribosylformylglycinamidine cyclo-ligase codes for MSEEEELTYADAGVDIDASEAATAALVGAVSDIDNTTDYAGLLDIGDQYLALATDGVGTKLLVAEAMGDYSTVGIDCIAMNANDLVASGVKPVAFVDYLAVEEPSEEFSEQVGEGLAAGADEANMALVGGETAVMPDVISGLDLAGACAGLAPKDAIFPGEAEVGDLLVGFESSGIHSNGLTLARKAATKNHDYTDDFPLGEGTVGEQLLEPTRLYTSLLPELRERDVHAAAHVTGGGWTNLLRMGEHRYEITDPFPVQQIFEFIRTEGNVSDEEMHRTFNMGTGFVVALPEEDAESLVEATDGKIIGSVSEGDHVEIRGLSLD; via the coding sequence ATGAGCGAGGAGGAGGAACTGACCTACGCGGATGCCGGAGTAGACATCGACGCGAGCGAGGCGGCGACGGCGGCGCTCGTCGGCGCGGTTTCGGACATCGACAACACGACCGATTACGCGGGGTTACTCGATATCGGCGATCAGTACCTCGCGCTGGCAACTGACGGCGTCGGAACGAAACTACTCGTCGCGGAGGCGATGGGCGATTACTCGACGGTCGGTATCGACTGTATCGCGATGAACGCGAACGACCTCGTGGCCAGCGGCGTCAAACCGGTCGCGTTCGTGGATTATCTCGCCGTCGAAGAACCGAGCGAGGAGTTCTCCGAGCAGGTCGGGGAGGGACTTGCGGCGGGTGCCGACGAAGCGAACATGGCCCTCGTCGGCGGCGAAACCGCGGTCATGCCCGACGTGATTTCCGGCCTGGACCTCGCAGGGGCGTGCGCCGGTCTCGCACCGAAAGACGCGATCTTCCCCGGCGAGGCCGAAGTCGGCGACCTGCTCGTCGGGTTCGAATCCTCCGGAATCCACTCGAACGGTCTGACGCTCGCCCGAAAAGCGGCGACGAAAAACCACGATTACACGGACGATTTCCCGCTCGGCGAGGGAACGGTCGGCGAGCAGTTGCTGGAACCGACGAGGCTCTACACCTCTCTCCTTCCCGAACTACGCGAGCGCGACGTTCACGCTGCGGCCCACGTAACCGGCGGCGGGTGGACGAACCTCCTTCGAATGGGCGAGCACCGCTACGAGATTACCGACCCCTTCCCCGTTCAGCAGATCTTCGAGTTCATCCGGACGGAGGGTAACGTCTCGGACGAGGAGATGCACCGGACGTTCAATATGGGAACCGGGTTCGTCGTCGCCCTCCCCGAGGAGGACGCAGAATCGCTGGTCGAAGCGACCGACGGAAAGATCATCGGTTCCGTTTCGGAGGGCGATCACGTGGAAATCCGTGGACTGAGTTTGGATTGA